A genomic stretch from Festucalex cinctus isolate MCC-2025b chromosome 13, RoL_Fcin_1.0, whole genome shotgun sequence includes:
- the LOC144033471 gene encoding uncharacterized protein LOC144033471: MCKVEMLRSLLNQRLSSAVEEVIGVFARTIAEYEEELSRTKEENERQRRLLAAVFKPPVVLHKEESSSKEYLTPDQQEWISKVENEPEPPRIKEEKEEADFKLPLTGIPLKVDDEDKEEGAGDHYVQLQVDSLLAPLSDCDDITSHSPDTDDENSKSDVTGHTGKKSWKCSYCGKTFTYSSGLMKHMRIHTGEQPFMCSVCGRRFAHKGNLTAHTRTHTGEIPYSCLVCNKSFRSHSACARHRKKHTLEEVVVVAQGVETVVQ, translated from the exons ATGTGTAAAGTCGAAATGCTCAGATCGTTGCTGAATCAGCGACTAAGTTCGGCCGTTGAAGAGGTTATTGGAGTTTTTGCAAGAACGATAGCAGAGTACGAGGAGGAACTTTCTCGGACAAAAGAGGAGAACGAACGTCAGCGTCGGCTACTGGCCGCTGTTTTCAAGCCGCCAGTTGTGTTACACAAAGAAG aaaGTTCCAGTAAAGAATATCTTACCCCTGACCAGCAGGAGTGGATCTCCAAGGTGGAAAATGAGCCCGAGCCTCCCCGcattaaagaagaaaaagaggaggCTGATTTCAAGTTACCATTGACTGGTATTCCTTTGAAGGTTGATGACGAAGACAAAGAAGAAGGAGCTGGAGACCACTATGTGCAATTACAAGTTGACAGTCTCTTAGCTCCGCTATCAGATTGTGACGACATAACGTCACACTCTCCTGACACTGATGATGAAAACTCTAAGAGTGATGTGACAGGTCACACCGGCAAGAAAAGCTGGAAATGTTCATATTGTGGGAAAACATTTACCTATAGCAGCGGTCTGATGAAACACATGAGAATTCACACAGGAGAGCAACCGTTCATGTGTTCAGTTTGTGGCAGAAGATTTGCTCACAAGGGAAATTTGACGgcgcacacaagaacacacactggcgaAATACCTTATTCTTGCTTAGTCTGTAATAAAAGCTTTAGGTCGCATTCAGCATGTGCTCGAcacagaaaaaaacacacattagagGAAGTGGTGGTCGTGGCTCAGGGTGTAGAGACGGTCGTCCAGTAA
- the LOC144033416 gene encoding odorant receptor 131-2-like translates to MRYILFANMLLNDCCFLVVSDVLLLLYQFDVSMHLGLCMLAFFVMVISLLVTACTLTAMTLERYVAVCMPLRHAELCSSQRALRSVVVIGGLSSIPCVVFYFTIFPAVADGHYPLEVKCSAANLEAHLWQNFLRSAVYLAYFLAMGGIIIFCYVRIMRVAKAASARDREASRKGLRTVTLHGFQLVLCLMHLLLPPIEKALAQVDYSLFRNVRLFNFITFILAPRCLSPLVYGLRDEMFFTALKYYILCGLSQKP, encoded by the coding sequence ATGCGCTACATCCTGTTCGCCAACATGCTGCTCAACGACTGCTGCTTCCTGGTCGTAAGCGACGTGCTGCTCCTCTTGTACCAGTTTGACGTTTCCATGCATCTTGGGCTATGCATGCTGGCCTTCTTCGTCATGGTCATCTCCTTACTGGTCACGGCGTGCACTTTGACCGCCATGACTTTGGAGCGCTACGTGGCCGTGTGCATGCCCCTGCGGCACGCCGAACTGTGTTCCAGCCAGCGAGCCCTGAGAAGCGTGGTGGTCATCGGAGGTCTGAGCAGCATACCCTGCGTGGTCTTCTACTTCACCATCTTCCCGGCGGTGGCCGACGGCCACTACCCGCTGGAAGTCAAGTGCTCGGCAGCCAACCTGGAGGCACACCTGTGGCAGAACTTCCTGAGGTCGGCCGTGTACCTGGCGTACTTCCTGGCCATGGGCGGCATCATCATCTTCTGCTACGTGAGAATCATGAGGGTGGCGAAGGCGGCGTCGGCGAGGGACCGGGAGGCATCCAGGAAAGGTCTCCGCACGGTGACCCTTCACGGCTTCCAGCTGGTCCTCTGCCTCATGCACCTGCTTCTCCCGCCGATCGAAAAGGCCTTGGCACAGGTGGATTATTCCCTCTTTAGAAATGTACGCCTTTTCAACTTCATCACCTTCATCCTGGCCCCACGCTGCCTGAGTCCTCTGGTCTACGGTCTCAGGGATGAGATGTTCTTCACGGCGCTCAAGTACTACATCCTCTGCGGCTTGTCTCAGAAACCTTAA
- the LOC144033548 gene encoding odorant receptor 131-2-like, with amino-acid sequence MSGNNSLPAGGEDRLNFPSFAMLIQVLITVFLGINFFLLATFFTKDQFLLSMRYILFANMLLNDCCFLVMSDVLILLHGFAVSTQLWLCMLFYFVLAISNLATACTLAAMTLERYVAVCMPLRHGELCSSQRALGGVALIGGLSCIPFVVFFLAIFASVAGDHYVQERMCSVIHLEVYPWHSYLRSAMFLVYFLAMGGVIVFCYVRIMRVANAVSVRDREASRKGLSTVTLHGFQLVLCLVYLLIPLVEKALAQVDFALFEKVRFFNYIALVLTPRCLSPLVYGLRDEMFFKALKLYAQCRLSRKIGNVGKRQNGHSRGHAKRVNP; translated from the coding sequence ATGTCGGGCAATAACTCGCTGCCGGCGGGCGGTGAGGATCGATTGAACTTCCCCAGCTTCGCTATGCTGATCCAAGTTCTGATCACCGTCTTCCTGGGCATCAACTTCTTCCTGCTGGCCACTTTCTTCACCAAGGACCAGTTCCTGTTGTCCATGCGCTACATCCTGTTCGCCAACATGCTGCTCAACGACTGCTGCTTCCTGGTCATGAGCGAcgtgctaatcctcctgcacgGCTTTGCCGTCTCCACGCAGCTGTGGCTCTGCATGCTCTTCTACTTCGTCCTGGCCATCTCCAACCTAGCCACGGCGTGCACGTTGGCCGCAATGACTCTGGAGCGCTACGTGGCCGTTTGCATGCCCCTCCGGCACGGCGAGCTGTGCTCCAGCCAGCGAGCGCTGGGCGGCGTGGCGCTCATCGGCGGCTTGAGCTGCATCCCCTTCGTGGTCTTCTTCTTGGCCATCTTTGCCTCGGTGGCCGGAGACCACTACGTGCAGGAGCGGATGTGCTCGGTGATCCACCTGGAGGTGTACCCGTGGCACAGCTACCTGAGGTCGGCGATGTTCCTCGTCTATTTCCTGGCCATGGGCGGCGTCATCGTCTTCTGCTACGTACGCATCATGAGGGTGGCCAACGCGGTGTCGGTGAGGGACCGGGAGGCATCCAGGAAAGGTCTGAGCACGGTGACCCTTCACGGCTTCCAGCTGGTCCTCTGCCTCGTGTACCTGTTGATCCCCCTGGTGGAGAAGGCCCTGGCGCAGGTGGATTTTGCCTTGTTTGAAAAAGTGCGCTTCTTTAACTACATCGCCTTGGTCCTAACCCCTCGCTGCCTGAGCCCTCTGGTGTACGGCCTCAGGGATGAGATGTTCTTCAAGGCGCTCAAGTTGTACGCACAGTGCCGTTTGTCCAGGAAGATCGGGAACGTGGGAAAAAGGCAAAATGGACATTCACGTGGTCATGCTAAAAGGGTCAATCcatag
- the LOC144033470 gene encoding diablo IAP-binding mitochondrial protein-like, with the protein MQCLLWRTNMAALGRGATFLRLLRSNAQVLCRRSKPAGRALARWRSVVTSVAAVTGGLCAVPFTQVPSLTHESLIRRAASLVTDSSNTFLSQTTLALLDAITEYSKAVHTLIALQKRYLASLGNLSQTEEESIWQVMIGQRAEVSDRQEECKRFEAVWTSALHLCSTAAEAAYTSGAEHASITMQSNIEVARSQVEEARKSSRDADKKLAEAKALEIQASAQRAAALEKSEDDVPEAYLRED; encoded by the exons ATGCAATGTTTACTGTGGCGGACCAACATGGCCGCGCTCGGACGGGGAGCAACCTTCCTCCGTTTGCTCCG GAGCAATGCTCAGGTGCTGTGCAGGCGCAGCAAACCTGCCGGACGTGCCTTGGCAAGATGGAGGAGCGTGGTGACGTCTGTGGCGGCAGTGACCGGCGGGCTGTGCGCCGTTCCCTTCACGCAA GTTCCGAGCCTCACTCACGAGTCTCTGATCAGACGAGCGGCCTCGCTGGTGACGGACAGTTCCAACACGTTCCTCTCGCAGACCACTTTGGCCCTCTTAGATGCCATCACTGAATATTCAAAG gCTGTGCACACGCTGATAGCGCTCCAAAAACGCTACCTGGCCTCGCTGGGAAATCTGAGCCAAACGGAGGAGGAATCCATCTGGCAGGTGATGATTGGCCAGCGAGCGGAG GTCAGCGACAGGCAAGAGGAATGCAAGCGTTTTGAAGCAGTGTGGACCAGCGCCCTTCACTTGTGTTCAACGGCAGCGGAGGCGGCGTATACTTCAG GGGCGGAGCACGCGTCCATCACCATGCAGAGCAACATTGAGGTGGCCCGCTCCCAGGTGGAGGAGGCGCGCAAATCCTCCCGGGACGCCGACAAGAAGCTGGCCGAGGCCAAAGCCTTGGAGATCCAGGCGAGCGCTCAGCGTGCCGCCGCTCTGGAGAAGAGCGAGGACGACGTGCCCGAAGCTTACCTGCGAGAGGACTGA